The following are encoded together in the Bubalus kerabau isolate K-KA32 ecotype Philippines breed swamp buffalo chromosome 3, PCC_UOA_SB_1v2, whole genome shotgun sequence genome:
- the LOC129647265 gene encoding serine protease 58-like, whose product MNGFLLVFTILTVAEKDTCLGTLIHKQWVLTAAHCFLPFLEMEIAISDERFQKRMESLRPMLIIPHPSFKQDSAEHDIVLIKLTHPLKLNDQVKLAAVPSPTTNRMDGCAVFGWGWSWQNSVCSGILFGGPHSSFNTIQFPVYIQEEIKEVLAAPILCQNQLQGILSWSEGCVLRGDVGYYTKVSRYTDWIHRVISAY is encoded by the exons ATGAACGGCTTCCTTCTAGTCTTCACTATTCTGACAGTGGCTG AAAAGGACACCTGTCTGGGGACCCTGATCCACAAACAGTGGGTTCTCACCGCAGCACACTGCTTCTTACC ATTTCTTGAGATGGAGATTGCTATTTCAGATGAGCGTTTCCAAAAAAGGATGGAGAGCTTAAGACCCATGCTTATTATTCCACATCCAAGTTTCAAACAGGATTCTGCTGAGCATGACATAGTGCTCATCAAGCTGACACACCCCCTAAAGCTCAACGACCAGGTAAAACTGGCAGCTGTGCCCAGCCCCACGACCAACAGGATGGACGGCTGCGCTGTTTTTGGCTGGGGCTGGTCATGGCAGAATTCTG TTTGTTCTGGGATACTGTTCGGGGGTCCACATAGCTCCTTCAACACAATCCAGTTTCCTGTTTACATCCAAGAAGAGATCAAG GAAGTACTTGCTGCCCCAATCCTGTGCCAAAAtcagctccaggggatcttatcctGGTCAGAAGGGTGTGTTCTGAGAGGTGACGTTGGCTACTACACCAAGGTTTCTCGCTATACAGACTGGATCCACAGAGTCATCAGCGCCTACTGA